In Saccharothrix syringae, the following are encoded in one genomic region:
- a CDS encoding DUF2277 domain-containing protein yields MCRNIRVLHNFEPPATDDEVRAAAVQYVRKVSGSTHPAAVNQEAFDAAVEAVTAATRTLLDALVTKAPPRDREVEAAKAKERAAARYGPR; encoded by the coding sequence ATGTGTCGCAACATCAGGGTGCTCCACAACTTCGAACCGCCCGCCACCGATGACGAGGTGCGCGCGGCGGCCGTGCAGTACGTGCGCAAGGTCAGCGGCTCCACCCACCCGGCCGCGGTGAACCAGGAGGCGTTCGACGCCGCGGTCGAGGCGGTCACCGCGGCGACCCGCACCCTCCTGGACGCCCTGGTCACCAAGGCCCCGCCACGCGACCGCGAGGTGGAGGCCGCCAAGGCCAAGGAACGCGCCGCCGCCCGCTACGGCCCCCGCTGA
- the hppD gene encoding 4-hydroxyphenylpyruvate dioxygenase, with product MTQQLDDVSYDQLRQLVGLVDYDGTRDPFPVRAMDAVVFVVGNATQTAWFYQVAFGMQLVAYAGPETGQRDHKSFVLKSGSARFVINGGVSPDSPLLDHHRRHGDGVVDLALEVADVDRCVEHARAQGATVLEEPHDVSDEHGTVRLAAIATYGETRHTLVDRSRYTGPYLPGYVVKESTVVRPEGAPKRLFQAVDHCVGNVELGRMDYWVSWYNRVMGFVNMAEFVGDDIATDYSALMSKVVSNGNHRVKFPLNEPAIAKKKSQIDEYLEFYEGAGVQHIALATNDIVATLTAMRAAGVEFLETPDSYYDDPELRARIGEVRVPIEVLKEHRILVDRDEDGYLLQIFTKPIGDRPTVFYELIERHGSLGFGKGNFKALFEAIEREQERRGNL from the coding sequence ATGACGCAGCAGCTTGACGACGTGAGCTACGACCAGCTCCGCCAACTCGTGGGCCTGGTCGACTACGACGGGACGCGGGACCCGTTCCCCGTCCGCGCCATGGACGCCGTGGTCTTCGTGGTCGGCAACGCGACCCAGACCGCCTGGTTCTACCAGGTCGCCTTCGGGATGCAGCTCGTCGCGTACGCCGGTCCGGAGACCGGGCAGCGGGACCACAAGTCCTTCGTGCTCAAGTCCGGTTCGGCGCGGTTCGTGATCAACGGCGGGGTGTCCCCGGACAGCCCGCTGCTCGACCACCACCGCCGGCACGGCGACGGCGTGGTCGACCTGGCCCTGGAGGTCGCCGACGTCGACCGGTGCGTCGAGCACGCGCGCGCCCAGGGCGCCACCGTGCTGGAGGAGCCGCACGACGTCAGCGACGAGCACGGCACGGTGCGGCTCGCCGCGATCGCCACCTACGGCGAGACCCGCCACACCCTGGTCGACCGGTCCCGCTACACCGGCCCCTACCTGCCCGGTTACGTGGTCAAGGAGAGCACGGTGGTGCGCCCGGAGGGTGCGCCCAAGCGGCTGTTCCAGGCCGTCGACCACTGCGTGGGCAACGTCGAGCTCGGCAGGATGGACTACTGGGTCAGCTGGTACAACCGCGTCATGGGCTTCGTGAACATGGCGGAGTTCGTCGGCGACGACATCGCCACCGACTACTCGGCGTTGATGAGCAAGGTGGTCTCCAACGGCAACCACCGGGTGAAGTTCCCGCTCAACGAGCCGGCGATCGCGAAGAAGAAGTCGCAGATCGACGAGTACCTGGAGTTCTACGAGGGCGCGGGCGTGCAGCACATCGCGCTGGCCACCAACGACATCGTGGCCACGCTGACCGCGATGCGCGCGGCCGGGGTGGAGTTCCTGGAGACGCCGGACTCCTACTACGACGACCCGGAGCTGCGGGCGCGCATCGGCGAGGTGCGGGTGCCCATCGAGGTGCTGAAGGAGCACCGGATCCTGGTCGACCGGGACGAGGACGGCTACCTGCTGCAGATCTTCACCAAGCCGATCGGCGACCGGCCCACGGTGTTCTACGAGCTGATCGAGCGGCACGGGTCGCTGGGCTTCGGCAAGGGCAACTTCAAGGCCCTGTTCGAGGCGATCGAGCGCGAGCAGGAACGCCGCGGCAACCTCTGA
- a CDS encoding Lrp/AsnC family transcriptional regulator, producing MPSDPQAEHSDQAVDALDARLLLLLTDEPRLGVLECSRRLGVARGTVQARLDRLVARGVLTGFPPALDLAAMGYGLTAFAVLEIAQGRRQVVCDGLAAINEVCEVHATTGQGDLFVRVVARSNADLQRVVDSIVDVPGVQRLSTAIALSTPVPPRVRPLLERVLQPGAERGTRGS from the coding sequence ATGCCTTCAGACCCACAAGCTGAACACTCTGACCAGGCCGTTGACGCCTTGGACGCCCGGTTGCTGCTGCTGCTCACCGACGAGCCCCGGCTGGGGGTGCTGGAGTGCTCCCGGCGGTTGGGGGTGGCGCGGGGCACGGTGCAGGCCCGGCTGGACCGGCTGGTGGCGCGGGGCGTGCTGACCGGGTTCCCGCCGGCGCTGGACCTGGCCGCGATGGGGTACGGGCTGACGGCGTTCGCCGTGCTGGAGATCGCGCAGGGGCGGCGGCAGGTGGTGTGCGACGGGCTGGCCGCCATCAACGAGGTGTGCGAGGTGCACGCCACCACCGGCCAGGGTGACCTGTTCGTGCGGGTGGTGGCGCGGTCGAACGCCGACCTCCAGCGGGTGGTCGACTCGATCGTGGACGTGCCGGGCGTGCAGCGGCTGTCGACGGCGATCGCCCTGTCCACGCCGGTGCCGCCACGCGTGCGGCCGCTGCTCGAACGCGTCCTCCAGCCGGGTGCCGAACGTGGAACTCGGGGGTCTTGA
- the greA gene encoding transcription elongation factor GreA, which yields MTVSDTEVTWLTQEAYDRLKAELDEMIENRPVIAAEINARREEGDLRENGGYHAAREEQGKQEARIRQLQELLRVAKVGEAPTVNGVAAPGMVLTVRYEGDDETEEFLLATREEGAHGALEVYSPSSPLGKALLGAKEGETREYELPNGSTMKVTLIKAVPYSG from the coding sequence GTGACCGTGAGCGACACTGAGGTGACCTGGCTGACCCAGGAGGCCTACGACCGGCTCAAGGCTGAGCTGGACGAGATGATCGAGAACCGCCCGGTCATCGCCGCGGAGATCAACGCCCGTCGTGAGGAGGGCGACCTCCGCGAGAACGGCGGGTACCACGCGGCCCGCGAGGAGCAGGGCAAGCAGGAGGCCCGCATCCGGCAGCTCCAGGAGCTGCTGCGGGTCGCCAAGGTGGGCGAAGCGCCTACGGTGAACGGAGTCGCGGCGCCCGGCATGGTGCTCACCGTGCGTTACGAAGGGGACGACGAGACCGAGGAGTTCCTGCTCGCGACGCGCGAAGAGGGCGCGCACGGCGCCCTGGAGGTCTACTCCCCCTCGTCCCCGCTGGGCAAGGCGCTGCTCGGCGCGAAGGAAGGCGAGACGCGGGAGTACGAGCTGCCCAACGGCAGCACGATGAAGGTGACGCTGATCAAGGCCGTGCCCTACTCCGGCTGA
- a CDS encoding DUF4307 domain-containing protein, which translates to MTVVLLLLDLPTGADRPPATLNAVVRGHCSPRAGRRWQVALPEGRYGKTRRPAPGWARWSLAVIAVLVGALVAWIGYRNLGTQPVEAKQTAFQVVDDATVEITFEVVRQTPERPVVCIVRARSGDGDEAGRREVLVPAGADTVRETTVLKTSKPPVTGEVFGCSYQVPQYLSTR; encoded by the coding sequence ATGACGGTGGTGCTCCTCCTCTTGGACCTGCCGACCGGGGCCGATCGCCCCCCTGCGACACTCAACGCGGTCGTGCGCGGCCATTGTTCCCCACGGGCAGGAAGGCGTTGGCAAGTGGCACTGCCGGAAGGTCGGTACGGCAAGACCCGCCGCCCCGCGCCCGGGTGGGCCCGCTGGTCACTCGCCGTGATCGCGGTCCTCGTCGGCGCCCTGGTCGCCTGGATCGGTTACCGGAACCTCGGCACGCAGCCCGTGGAGGCGAAGCAGACGGCGTTCCAGGTGGTGGACGACGCCACCGTGGAGATCACCTTCGAGGTGGTCCGGCAGACCCCGGAGCGACCCGTCGTGTGCATCGTCCGGGCACGCTCCGGTGACGGCGACGAGGCGGGCCGGCGCGAGGTCCTGGTGCCCGCCGGCGCCGACACCGTGCGGGAGACGACGGTGTTGAAGACTTCGAAACCGCCCGTGACCGGAGAGGTCTTCGGGTGCTCTTATCAGGTTCCGCAGTACCTGTCCACGAGGTAG
- the mca gene encoding mycothiol conjugate amidase Mca gives MVEKLRLMAVHAHPDDESSKGAATMARYVAEGHEVMVVTCTGGEAGSILNPAMDRPEVLANMAEIRREEMARAAKILGVRHRWLGFVDSGLPEGDPLPPLPEGCFALVPLEESTPPLVQAIREFRPHVIVTYDENGGYPHPDHIRCHEVSVAAFDAAGDPERYPELGEPWQPLKLYYSHGFSRAKLMAFHEALLGAGLESPYAEWLAGWGEDRPDVMERVTTRVECAEWFPVRDEALKAHATQIDPESRWFAVPLEMQREVWPTEEYELARSLVDSTLPEDDLFAGVREKVTA, from the coding sequence ATGGTTGAGAAGCTGCGCCTGATGGCGGTGCACGCGCACCCCGACGACGAGTCGAGCAAGGGCGCGGCCACGATGGCCCGCTACGTCGCCGAGGGCCACGAGGTCATGGTCGTCACCTGCACGGGGGGCGAGGCGGGGAGCATCCTGAACCCGGCCATGGACCGCCCCGAGGTGCTGGCGAACATGGCGGAGATCCGCCGCGAGGAAATGGCTCGCGCCGCGAAGATCCTGGGTGTGCGGCACCGCTGGCTGGGGTTCGTCGACTCCGGCCTGCCCGAGGGCGACCCGCTGCCCCCGCTGCCGGAGGGCTGCTTCGCCCTGGTGCCCCTGGAGGAGTCCACCCCGCCGCTGGTCCAGGCGATCCGGGAGTTCCGCCCGCACGTGATCGTCACCTACGACGAGAACGGCGGCTACCCGCACCCCGACCACATCCGCTGCCACGAGGTCTCGGTCGCCGCCTTCGACGCGGCCGGCGACCCCGAGCGCTACCCGGAGCTGGGCGAGCCGTGGCAGCCGCTCAAGCTCTACTACTCCCACGGCTTCTCCCGCGCGAAGCTGATGGCGTTCCACGAGGCCCTGCTCGGCGCCGGCCTGGAGTCGCCGTACGCGGAGTGGCTGGCCGGCTGGGGCGAGGACCGCCCGGACGTGATGGAGCGCGTCACGACCCGCGTCGAGTGCGCCGAGTGGTTCCCGGTCCGCGACGAGGCCCTCAAGGCCCACGCCACCCAGATCGACCCGGAGAGCCGCTGGTTCGCCGTGCCGCTGGAGATGCAGCGCGAGGTCTGGCCGACCGAGGAGTACGAGCTGGCCAGGTCACTGGTCGACAGCACCCTGCCGGAGGACGACCTGTTCGCGGGCGTCCGGGAGAAGGTGACCGCGTGA
- a CDS encoding thioredoxin domain-containing protein, with the protein MTNRLASSTSPYLLQHADNPVDWWEWSPAAFAEARARDVPVLLSVGYAACHWCHVMAHESFEDEATAAYMNEHFVNVKVDREERPDVDAVYMAVTQAMSGRGGWPMTCFLTPGGEPFYAGTYYPPRPAHGMPSFRQVLEAIARAWREQGVEVRRSAADVVGQLAFKPLPQSTVDEEVLAGAVVSLLGHFDRANAGFGGAPKFPPSMVLEFLLRHHERTGSVEALSMARATGAAMAAGGLYDQLAGGFARYSVDAAWVVPHFEKMLYDNALLLRFYAHLARRTADAGFARVARETAGFLIRDLGTPEGGFAASLDADTEGVEGATYVWTPAQLVEVLGPADGARAAALYGVTDEGTFEHGTSTLRLLGEPDPDLAARLLRARDERPQPGRDDKVVTAWNGLAIAALAEAGALLGEPAWVGAAARAAELVLRVHLVDGRLRRTSRHGAAGTAAGVLEDYGCFADGLLALHQATGERRWLTAACGLLDTALARFAGAEPGVYHDTADDAEALVQRPSDPSDNASPSGASSLASALLTASVLVEPEGLDGAAGAGGAAGAGEGEPAAPSGPATYREAAEAAVARVGLLLAREPRFAGHWLSVAEALALGPVQVAVVGDSPELVATARAGVHGGGVVVAGAPGSAPLLEDRPLVAGGPAAYVCRGFVCDRPVTGVTELAEALTVHR; encoded by the coding sequence ATGACGAACCGGCTCGCGTCCTCGACCAGCCCGTACCTCCTCCAGCACGCCGACAACCCGGTCGACTGGTGGGAGTGGTCGCCCGCCGCCTTCGCGGAGGCGCGGGCGCGCGACGTGCCGGTGCTGCTGAGCGTCGGCTACGCCGCCTGCCACTGGTGCCACGTGATGGCGCACGAGTCGTTCGAGGACGAGGCCACCGCGGCCTACATGAACGAGCACTTCGTCAACGTCAAGGTCGACCGCGAGGAGCGGCCGGACGTGGACGCGGTCTACATGGCCGTCACCCAGGCCATGAGCGGCCGCGGCGGGTGGCCCATGACGTGCTTCCTGACCCCCGGCGGCGAGCCGTTCTACGCGGGCACCTACTACCCGCCCCGGCCCGCGCACGGCATGCCGTCGTTCCGGCAGGTGCTGGAGGCCATCGCCCGGGCCTGGCGCGAGCAGGGCGTCGAGGTGCGCCGGTCGGCCGCGGACGTCGTCGGGCAGCTCGCGTTCAAGCCGCTGCCGCAGTCCACTGTGGACGAGGAAGTGCTGGCGGGCGCCGTGGTCTCGCTGCTCGGGCACTTCGACCGGGCCAACGCCGGGTTCGGCGGCGCGCCGAAGTTCCCGCCGTCGATGGTGCTGGAGTTCCTGCTGCGCCACCACGAGCGCACCGGGTCCGTGGAGGCGTTGTCGATGGCGCGCGCCACGGGCGCCGCGATGGCGGCGGGCGGGCTGTACGACCAGCTCGCCGGCGGGTTCGCGCGCTACAGCGTCGACGCCGCGTGGGTGGTGCCGCACTTCGAGAAGATGCTCTACGACAACGCGCTGCTGCTGCGCTTCTACGCCCACCTGGCCCGGCGCACCGCCGACGCGGGCTTCGCGCGGGTGGCCCGGGAGACGGCCGGGTTCCTGATCCGCGACCTCGGCACGCCCGAGGGCGGGTTCGCCGCCTCCCTGGACGCCGACACGGAGGGCGTCGAAGGCGCCACGTACGTGTGGACGCCCGCCCAGCTGGTCGAGGTGCTGGGCCCGGCCGACGGCGCGCGCGCCGCCGCGCTGTACGGGGTGACCGACGAGGGCACGTTCGAGCACGGCACCTCGACCCTGCGCCTGCTCGGGGAGCCGGACCCGGACCTCGCCGCCCGGCTGCTGCGCGCCCGCGACGAGCGGCCGCAGCCCGGCCGGGACGACAAGGTCGTCACCGCGTGGAACGGCCTGGCGATCGCCGCGCTGGCCGAGGCGGGCGCGCTGCTCGGCGAACCGGCCTGGGTCGGGGCGGCGGCCCGGGCCGCCGAGCTGGTCCTGCGGGTGCACCTGGTCGACGGCCGGCTGCGGCGCACGTCCCGCCACGGGGCCGCGGGCACGGCGGCGGGCGTGCTGGAGGACTACGGCTGCTTCGCCGACGGGCTGCTGGCGCTGCACCAGGCGACCGGCGAGCGGCGCTGGCTGACGGCGGCGTGCGGGCTGCTGGACACGGCGCTGGCGCGGTTCGCGGGGGCGGAACCGGGCGTCTACCACGACACGGCCGACGACGCGGAGGCGCTGGTGCAGCGGCCGTCGGACCCGTCGGACAACGCGAGCCCGTCCGGTGCCTCGTCGCTGGCCTCGGCGCTGCTCACGGCCTCGGTGCTGGTCGAGCCGGAGGGGTTGGACGGGGCGGCGGGTGCCGGTGGGGCGGCGGGTGCGGGTGAGGGTGAGCCGGCGGCTCCGAGCGGCCCGGCGACCTACCGGGAGGCCGCCGAGGCCGCCGTCGCGCGGGTCGGCCTGCTGCTCGCGCGGGAACCCCGGTTCGCCGGCCACTGGCTGTCCGTGGCCGAGGCGCTGGCGCTGGGCCCGGTGCAGGTGGCGGTGGTCGGCGACTCGCCCGAGCTGGTCGCCACCGCCCGCGCGGGCGTGCACGGCGGCGGCGTGGTGGTGGCCGGCGCACCGGGTTCCGCGCCGCTGCTGGAGGACCGCCCCCTGGTGGCCGGCGGCCCGGCGGCCTACGTGTGCCGGGGCTTCGTGTGCGACCGGCCGGTGACCGGGGTGACCGAGCTGGCGGAGGCCCTGACCGTCCACCGGTAG
- a CDS encoding M1 family aminopeptidase — MITLVEVESYDLTWRLDPAAEGVRNRTTLRFRGEPGPVEVCGDLLAPPRREPGALRVEALLPYTGLGFRRVTDPADGQVYLCTTTHPHGAPQVVPHFAGRPQRAPATVAAVVPASWKCLANGLPVVAEGEVRTFAPTAPVSPAWLSVAAGPFVEVAGAVHVPRSAAGTPVADRVADLVARAIAFFSDLLVSHPYPKCELVFVPGLRSLALSTQGLVLVDLGALERFADPRHAVTAIGHEVAHAWSGNLVDGDPWLVEGLAVYLSRLFAETEFPGGVWDDPPPPDRPYRPHLDRVLAVEARIGRDALLRGLRAVFTDFAHGHAAAAEFEARWAA; from the coding sequence GTGATCACCTTGGTCGAGGTGGAGTCGTACGACCTGACCTGGCGGCTGGACCCGGCGGCGGAGGGCGTGCGCAACCGCACCACGCTGCGGTTCCGGGGCGAACCCGGGCCGGTGGAGGTGTGCGGCGACCTGCTCGCCCCGCCGCGCCGGGAGCCCGGCGCGCTGCGGGTGGAGGCGCTGCTGCCGTACACCGGTCTGGGCTTCCGCCGCGTGACCGACCCCGCCGACGGCCAGGTCTACCTCTGTACGACGACCCACCCGCACGGCGCGCCGCAGGTCGTGCCCCACTTCGCGGGCCGGCCGCAGCGCGCGCCCGCGACGGTGGCGGCGGTCGTGCCCGCCTCGTGGAAGTGCCTGGCCAACGGGCTGCCCGTGGTCGCGGAGGGCGAGGTCCGCACCTTCGCGCCCACGGCCCCGGTCTCGCCCGCCTGGCTGTCGGTGGCGGCCGGGCCGTTCGTCGAGGTCGCCGGGGCGGTGCACGTGCCGCGCTCGGCGGCCGGCACCCCGGTGGCCGACCGGGTGGCCGACCTGGTGGCCCGCGCGATCGCGTTCTTCTCCGACCTGCTGGTGTCCCACCCGTACCCGAAGTGCGAGCTGGTGTTCGTGCCCGGCCTGCGGTCCCTGGCGCTGTCGACGCAGGGTCTGGTCCTGGTCGACCTCGGCGCGCTGGAGCGCTTCGCCGACCCGCGCCACGCGGTGACCGCGATCGGCCACGAGGTCGCGCACGCGTGGTCCGGCAACCTGGTCGACGGCGACCCCTGGCTGGTCGAGGGCCTGGCCGTGTACCTGAGCAGGCTGTTCGCCGAGACCGAGTTCCCCGGCGGGGTCTGGGACGACCCGCCGCCACCCGACCGCCCCTACCGGCCGCACCTGGACCGGGTGCTCGCCGTCGAGGCCAGGATCGGCCGGGACGCCCTGCTGCGCGGCCTGCGGGCGGTGTTCACCGACTTCGCCCACGGCCACGCCGCGGCGGCCGAGTTCGAGGCCCGCTGGGCGGCCTAG
- the trhA gene encoding PAQR family membrane homeostasis protein TrhA → MRGWLHLWSFAVSVVTGVTLVVLAATTASAKAALATSVYGVTVLGLFGVSALYHRVNWTSARARTWMKRLDHSMIFVFIAGTYTPFALLAMAPSTGNVVLTVVWVGALCGVTLKLAWPHAPRWLGVPIYIALGWVAVFVLPDLLHHVGVGALVLLLVGGLLYTAGAVFYATRWPNPWPQVFGYHEFFHAATVLAALCHYIAIWFAIYA, encoded by the coding sequence ATGCGCGGCTGGCTCCACCTCTGGTCGTTCGCCGTGTCCGTGGTGACCGGCGTGACGCTCGTCGTCCTGGCCGCGACCACCGCGTCCGCCAAGGCCGCGCTCGCCACGTCCGTCTACGGGGTGACGGTGCTCGGCCTGTTCGGGGTGAGCGCCCTCTACCACCGGGTGAACTGGACGAGCGCGCGGGCGCGGACCTGGATGAAGCGCCTGGACCACTCGATGATCTTCGTGTTCATCGCGGGCACCTACACGCCGTTCGCCCTGCTGGCGATGGCGCCGTCCACCGGCAACGTGGTGCTCACCGTGGTGTGGGTCGGCGCGCTGTGCGGCGTGACGCTCAAGCTGGCCTGGCCGCACGCGCCCCGGTGGCTCGGCGTGCCGATCTACATCGCCCTGGGCTGGGTCGCGGTGTTCGTGCTGCCGGACCTGCTGCACCACGTGGGCGTGGGCGCCCTGGTCCTGCTGCTGGTGGGCGGCCTGCTCTACACCGCGGGCGCCGTGTTCTACGCGACGAGGTGGCCCAACCCGTGGCCGCAGGTCTTCGGCTACCACGAGTTCTTCCACGCGGCGACCGTGCTGGCGGCGCTGTGCCACTACATCGCCATCTGGTTCGCGATCTACGCGTGA
- a CDS encoding isoprenyl transferase — MGLRERVKNVLLKGYEYRLTRWLDGRQRPRHVGVVLDGNRRWAKEAGFTDVAHGHRAGARKILELLSWCREAEVEVVTLWMLSTDNLDRPADELVPLLDIIADIVDELAEPGNPWRIRHVGALDLLPTETAARLSAASLRTRSRTGLEVNVAVGYGGRQEIADAVRKLLLEHAESGGTIEELAEVLDVDHIAEHLYTSGQPDPDLLIRTSGEQRLSGFMLWQSAHSEFWFCEAYWPEFRRTDFLRALRDYALRHRRFGS, encoded by the coding sequence GTGGGTCTCCGCGAACGGGTCAAGAACGTCCTCCTCAAGGGTTACGAGTACCGCCTCACCCGGTGGCTCGACGGCAGGCAACGGCCGCGGCACGTCGGCGTGGTGCTCGACGGCAACCGCCGCTGGGCCAAGGAGGCGGGCTTCACGGACGTGGCGCACGGCCACCGCGCCGGCGCCCGCAAGATCCTGGAGCTGCTGAGCTGGTGCCGCGAGGCCGAGGTCGAGGTGGTCACGCTGTGGATGCTGTCCACGGACAACCTCGACCGACCGGCGGACGAGCTGGTGCCGCTGCTCGACATCATCGCCGACATCGTCGACGAGCTGGCCGAACCCGGCAACCCGTGGCGCATCCGGCACGTCGGCGCGCTCGACCTGCTGCCCACCGAGACCGCCGCCCGCCTGTCCGCCGCGTCGCTGCGCACCCGTTCCCGCACCGGCCTGGAGGTCAACGTCGCGGTGGGCTACGGCGGCCGGCAGGAGATCGCCGACGCGGTCCGCAAGCTGCTGCTGGAGCACGCCGAGTCCGGCGGCACGATCGAGGAGCTGGCCGAGGTCCTGGACGTCGACCACATCGCCGAGCACCTCTACACCTCCGGCCAGCCCGACCCCGACCTGCTCATCCGCACCTCGGGCGAGCAGCGGCTGTCCGGGTTCATGCTGTGGCAGTCGGCCCACTCGGAGTTCTGGTTCTGCGAGGCGTACTGGCCGGAGTTCCGCCGCACCGACTTCCTGCGCGCCCTGCGCGACTACGCGCTGCGCCACCGCCGCTTCGGTTCCTGA
- a CDS encoding PhoH family protein → MVDTSVLLSDPLAITRFAEHEVVLPLVVISELEGKRHHPELGWFAREALRLLDDLRLQHGRLDSPVPIGDVGGTLRVELNHTDPEVLPAGFRTDSNDARILACALNLAAEGYVVTLVTKDMPLRVKAGAVGLAAEEYRAQDVTLSGYSGMSDVDVDQSLVDALYREGSVDPVAHDLAHLAELPCHSGLRLLAGTSSALGRVTPDKRVRLVRGDREAFGLHGRSAEQRVALDLLLDTEVGIVSLGGRAGTGKSALALCAGLEAVMERRQHRKVVVFRPLYAVGGQELGYLPGSETEKMQPWAQAVFDTLGALVSQDVVEEVMDRGMLEVLPLTHIRGRSLHDSFVIVDEAQSLERNVLLTVLSRLGANSRVVLTHDVAQRDNLRVGRHDGVVAVIEKLKGHPLFAHVTLTRSERSPIAALVTEMLEDYTA, encoded by the coding sequence GTGGTGGACACCTCCGTGCTGCTCTCCGACCCCCTGGCCATCACGCGGTTCGCCGAGCACGAGGTCGTGCTGCCGCTCGTGGTGATCAGCGAGCTGGAGGGCAAGCGGCACCACCCCGAACTGGGCTGGTTCGCCCGGGAGGCGCTGCGCCTGCTCGACGACCTCCGGCTCCAGCACGGCAGGCTGGACTCCCCGGTGCCGATCGGCGACGTGGGCGGCACCCTGCGCGTCGAGCTGAACCACACCGACCCGGAGGTGCTGCCCGCGGGCTTCCGCACGGACTCCAACGACGCCCGCATCCTCGCCTGCGCGCTCAACCTCGCGGCCGAGGGCTACGTCGTCACGCTGGTCACCAAGGACATGCCGCTGCGCGTCAAGGCGGGTGCCGTCGGCCTCGCCGCCGAGGAGTACCGCGCGCAGGACGTCACGCTGTCGGGCTACTCCGGCATGTCCGACGTGGACGTGGACCAGTCGCTGGTCGACGCGCTGTACCGGGAGGGCTCGGTCGACCCGGTGGCGCACGACCTCGCGCACCTGGCCGAGCTGCCGTGCCACAGCGGTCTGCGGCTGCTCGCCGGCACGTCGAGCGCGCTGGGCCGGGTCACGCCGGACAAGCGCGTCCGGCTGGTGCGCGGCGACCGCGAGGCGTTCGGCCTGCACGGCCGCTCCGCCGAGCAGCGCGTGGCCCTCGACCTGCTGCTGGACACCGAGGTCGGCATCGTCTCGCTGGGCGGACGGGCCGGCACGGGCAAGTCGGCGCTCGCGCTGTGCGCGGGCCTGGAGGCGGTCATGGAGCGCCGCCAGCACCGCAAGGTCGTGGTCTTCCGCCCGCTGTACGCGGTGGGCGGGCAGGAGCTGGGCTACCTGCCCGGTTCCGAGACCGAGAAGATGCAGCCGTGGGCGCAGGCGGTGTTCGACACCCTCGGCGCGCTGGTCAGCCAGGACGTGGTCGAGGAGGTCATGGACCGCGGCATGCTGGAGGTGCTGCCGCTGACCCACATCCGCGGCCGGTCGCTGCACGACTCGTTCGTGATCGTCGACGAGGCGCAGTCGCTGGAGCGCAACGTGCTGCTGACCGTGCTGTCGCGGTTGGGCGCGAACTCGCGGGTGGTGCTCACCCACGACGTGGCGCAGCGCGACAACCTGCGGGTCGGGCGGCACGACGGCGTGGTGGCGGTGATCGAGAAGCTGAAGGGCCACCCGCTGTTCGCGCACGTGACGCTGACCAGGTCGGAGCGCTCGCCGATCGCCGCGCTGGTCACCGAGATGCTGGAGGACTACACCGCCTGA